In Gemmobacter sp. 24YEA27, a genomic segment contains:
- a CDS encoding Yip1 family protein: protein MIGFFFSTLLLSLHDPRQGLRQIQALNRPGGTEMVALLLMAVASALLMQLSLQILPMPEGSPFTALFSTPFVTAGLQFLTLLLCAFLAWLVGGWFGGRGSFADAVLAIAWLQAVMLAIQLVQLLTLVILPVLSSLIGIAAVGIFVVLLSNFIAEIHGFASPVKVFFGTVLTFLVSVFVLTMILAPFIPSEYLPREL, encoded by the coding sequence GTGATCGGCTTTTTCTTTTCCACCCTGCTTTTGTCGCTGCATGACCCGCGTCAGGGCCTGCGCCAGATCCAGGCGCTGAACCGGCCCGGCGGCACCGAGATGGTGGCGCTCCTTCTGATGGCGGTGGCCTCGGCCTTGTTGATGCAGCTGAGCCTGCAGATCCTGCCGATGCCCGAAGGCAGCCCGTTCACGGCGCTGTTCTCAACGCCTTTCGTGACGGCCGGGCTGCAATTCCTGACCCTCCTCCTCTGCGCCTTCCTGGCCTGGCTGGTGGGCGGCTGGTTCGGTGGTCGCGGATCCTTTGCCGATGCCGTGCTGGCGATCGCCTGGCTTCAGGCGGTAATGCTGGCGATCCAGCTGGTGCAGTTGCTGACGCTTGTCATCCTGCCCGTGCTGTCCAGCCTGATCGGCATCGCCGCCGTCGGGATCTTCGTGGTGCTCCTGAGCAATTTCATCGCCGAAATCCACGGCTTTGCCTCGCCGGTGAAGGTGTTCTTCGGGACGGTCCTGACCTTCTTGGTCAGCGTCTTCGTCCTGACGATGATCCTCGCCCCCTTCATCCCGTCGGAGTACCTGCCGCGTGAGCTATGA
- a CDS encoding DarT ssDNA thymidine ADP-ribosyltransferase family protein, which produces MQPSDFIEKYMTGKCFYHFTDTRNVPSIKSHGLMSLNLLRENGIVPPAAGGNDWSHEADERLGLHSYVHLCFLDQHPMEWTIKQDGRIKDTVFINVDKSVLTRPGILLSADVSNKAGVETFDFTRALDLMDFPVIYERTN; this is translated from the coding sequence ATGCAGCCGTCAGACTTCATTGAAAAATATATGACCGGAAAGTGCTTCTATCATTTTACGGATACTCGTAACGTGCCTTCCATCAAATCTCACGGATTGATGTCGCTTAATTTGTTGCGGGAAAATGGAATCGTTCCTCCGGCAGCAGGCGGTAATGACTGGAGCCATGAGGCTGATGAACGCTTGGGACTGCATAGCTACGTCCACCTTTGCTTCCTCGACCAACACCCTATGGAATGGACGATAAAGCAGGATGGTAGAATAAAGGACACCGTATTCATCAACGTTGACAAGTCTGTGCTTACAAGGCCGGGAATATTATTATCGGCTGATGTATCCAACAAAGCTGGCGTTGAGACGTTCGATTTCACGCGCGCTTTGGACTTGATGGATTTTCCGGTTATATATGAGCGAACAAATTGA
- a CDS encoding tyrosine-type recombinase/integrase, with protein sequence MRSGLRLTGIKVVIKANGRRYLYRRVGASLVALPNLPENHPEFLAAYVAAGSAKPKARDAEGSIAALCSLYLASHEYSRMAASTRAVWRRTLGRISEERGKGLIADLRPDHLRKDIRPLSPGAASNRLKAWRSILKFAVEEGLITSDPSTGIRAQRGEVQPHRQWTNEEVEQFRDHWSKETSERIAFEVIFWTGARCVDAVGLGWQKVDADGWLSFTQAKTKGPATCPVRTLPPWAVGMKSDHKHFLDVVPMDQMIWIVTGFGKARSVKGLSQWMSAAASTAGLPDDCTAHGLRKARAAALAIAGATASQIGAWTGHASLSEIAHYTKQADQKGILGAKKEQQMGNRVEKFPKSPN encoded by the coding sequence ATGCGATCAGGTCTTCGACTGACTGGCATTAAGGTGGTAATAAAGGCGAACGGTCGGCGATACCTCTACCGCAGGGTCGGAGCCAGCCTTGTCGCGCTGCCGAACCTGCCCGAGAATCATCCGGAGTTCCTAGCAGCATATGTTGCTGCAGGAAGCGCTAAGCCCAAGGCACGCGATGCCGAAGGTAGCATCGCCGCGCTTTGCAGCCTTTATCTGGCCTCACATGAATACTCCCGCATGGCAGCAAGCACGAGGGCTGTCTGGCGAAGGACGCTTGGTCGAATATCCGAAGAGCGTGGCAAAGGTCTGATTGCAGATCTGCGCCCCGATCACCTCAGAAAAGATATCCGGCCACTGTCCCCCGGCGCGGCCTCAAACAGGCTCAAGGCATGGCGCTCAATTCTTAAATTTGCAGTTGAAGAAGGCCTCATAACATCTGATCCCTCCACAGGAATCCGGGCTCAGCGGGGCGAAGTGCAGCCCCACAGGCAATGGACGAATGAAGAGGTCGAGCAGTTCAGAGACCATTGGTCGAAAGAGACGTCGGAACGTATTGCTTTTGAAGTGATATTCTGGACCGGAGCGCGATGCGTCGATGCGGTAGGCTTGGGCTGGCAAAAAGTCGATGCAGATGGATGGCTCAGCTTCACCCAGGCCAAGACCAAAGGGCCGGCAACTTGCCCTGTCAGGACACTCCCGCCATGGGCGGTCGGGATGAAGTCCGATCACAAACACTTCCTCGACGTTGTGCCGATGGATCAAATGATCTGGATCGTGACGGGGTTCGGAAAGGCGCGAAGCGTCAAAGGGCTTTCGCAATGGATGAGCGCGGCCGCAAGCACAGCTGGCCTGCCCGATGACTGCACCGCGCACGGCCTGCGCAAAGCGAGAGCCGCAGCGCTCGCTATAGCGGGAGCAACGGCATCACAAATTGGCGCATGGACTGGGCATGCGAGCCTTTCAGAGATCGCCCACTACACGAAGCAAGCCGATCAAAAAGGGATTCTCGGGGCAAAGAAAGAACAGCAGATGGGAAACCGCGTGGAAAAGTTTCCAAAATCCCCAAATTAA
- a CDS encoding cysteine desulfurase: MSYDVAKIRADFPILARKVNDRPLVYLDNGASAQKPQVVIDAITQAYSMEYANVHRGLHYLSNHATEAYEAVRGKIARFLNAPSEDEIVFTSGATEGINLVSYAWAAPRLQAGDEIVLSVMEHHANIVPWHFLRERQGVVLKWVEVDANGVLDPQAVIDAIGPKTKLVAISHMSNVTGTVVDVSTICAAARARGVPVMVDGSQASVHMPVDLTAIGADFYAITGHKLYGPSGSGAIWISQARMAEMRPFMGGGDMIREVHRDSVTWADPPMRFEAGTPGIVNQIGLGVALDYLTGLGMENIAAHERALRDYAREKLNGLNWLNVQGQAPDKGAIFSFTLQGAAHPHDISTILDKKGIAVRAGTHCAMPLLDHFGVSATCRASFGLYNTLAEVDALVEALEFCHELFG, translated from the coding sequence GTGAGCTATGATGTCGCAAAAATCCGCGCCGATTTCCCGATCCTCGCGCGCAAGGTGAATGACCGACCGCTGGTCTATCTCGACAATGGCGCCTCGGCGCAAAAGCCGCAGGTGGTGATCGACGCGATCACCCAGGCCTATTCGATGGAATATGCCAATGTTCACCGGGGCCTGCATTACCTGTCGAACCACGCGACCGAGGCCTATGAGGCGGTGCGCGGCAAGATTGCGCGCTTTCTGAACGCGCCCTCGGAAGACGAGATCGTCTTCACATCGGGGGCGACCGAGGGGATTAACCTCGTCTCCTATGCCTGGGCTGCACCTCGTTTGCAGGCCGGCGATGAGATCGTGCTTTCCGTGATGGAGCATCACGCCAATATCGTGCCCTGGCATTTCCTGCGCGAACGTCAGGGGGTGGTGCTGAAATGGGTCGAGGTCGATGCCAATGGCGTGCTCGATCCCCAGGCGGTGATCGACGCAATCGGGCCGAAGACAAAGCTGGTCGCCATCTCGCATATGTCGAATGTGACCGGCACCGTGGTTGATGTGAGCACGATCTGCGCCGCGGCCCGCGCACGCGGTGTGCCGGTGATGGTCGATGGCAGCCAGGCCTCGGTTCATATGCCGGTCGATCTGACGGCAATCGGCGCCGATTTCTACGCGATCACCGGCCATAAGCTTTATGGCCCCTCCGGATCCGGCGCGATCTGGATTTCCCAGGCGCGGATGGCGGAAATGCGCCCCTTCATGGGAGGCGGCGACATGATCCGCGAGGTGCATCGCGACTCGGTCACCTGGGCAGACCCACCGATGCGGTTTGAGGCCGGCACACCCGGCATCGTCAATCAGATCGGTCTGGGCGTGGCGCTCGATTACCTGACCGGCCTCGGCATGGAAAATATCGCTGCCCATGAGCGCGCTTTGCGCGATTACGCCCGCGAAAAGCTGAACGGGCTGAACTGGCTGAATGTCCAGGGGCAGGCGCCGGATAAGGGGGCGATTTTCAGCTTCACCCTGCAAGGCGCCGCACATCCGCATGATATCTCGACGATTCTCGACAAAAAAGGCATCGCCGTCAGGGCAGGGACCCATTGCGCCATGCCGCTGCTGGACCATTTCGGGGTGAGCGCAACCTGCCGCGCGTCCTTCGGTCTTTACAACACCCTGGCCGAGGTGGATGCCCTGGTCGAAGCGCTGGAATTCTGTCACGAACTCTTTGGCTGA
- a CDS encoding DUF736 domain-containing protein — protein MATIGTFTKNANGEFTGTVKTLTLNVKAKFVPTEGDSERGPDYRIIAGPSVEFGAAWKKTARETGRDYLSVKLDDPSFPAPIYASLVEDECGEVYNLIWSRRTGD, from the coding sequence ATGGCAACCATCGGCACTTTCACCAAGAACGCGAACGGCGAGTTCACCGGCACGGTCAAAACCCTGACCCTCAACGTCAAGGCCAAGTTCGTCCCCACCGAGGGCGACAGCGAGCGCGGCCCCGACTATCGAATCATCGCTGGCCCCTCGGTCGAGTTCGGCGCGGCCTGGAAGAAGACCGCCCGCGAAACCGGCCGCGACTATCTCTCGGTCAAGCTGGACGATCCGAGCTTTCCTGCTCCGATCTACGCCAGCCTGGTCGAGGACGAATGCGGTGAGGTTTACAACCTTATCTGGTCCCGCCGCACTGGCGACTGA
- a CDS encoding helix-turn-helix domain-containing protein, translated as MGKQVAISYQPRLLGSQEAATYLGVSETTLRGLDIPRRVMGGRKLFDRIDLDRYASDLPYETQSPRNTCDQVFD; from the coding sequence ATGGGAAAGCAGGTAGCAATCTCCTATCAGCCGCGCTTGCTTGGCTCGCAGGAGGCGGCAACATATCTGGGCGTGAGCGAGACCACCTTGAGAGGATTGGACATTCCGCGCCGCGTCATGGGGGGGAGAAAGCTTTTTGACCGCATAGATCTGGATCGCTACGCGTCCGATCTGCCTTATGAAACTCAGTCTCCGAGGAACACATGCGATCAGGTCTTCGACTGA